The Leifsonia sp. ZF2019 DNA segment GAGGCCGTCGTCGTCCTGAACCCGGAGGCGTCCGAGGGGCTCCTCTACCTGCGCAAGCTGAACATGCAGCTCGCCTCCAAGATGCGTTTCATCTCGGCCCAGCTGATCGCGCTGCTCAGCGACGACCTGTACCTGCGCTCAGCCGGCCACGCCAACGCGATGGCCACCCGACTGCGCACGGCGCTCGAGCGCGGAATCGCCGAGGGCAGCATCCAGGGCGTCGGCTTCAGCCAGGAGACCCAGGCGAACGGCGTCTTCGCGACGCTCCCCGCCGGCGTCGCCGACCGGCTGCGCGAGCACTTCCGCTTCTACGACTGGGATGCAGCCCGCAACGAGGTGCGCTGGATGTGCTCGTTCGACACCTCGGAGAAGGACATCGACGACTTCGTCGCGGCACTGGTGCAGGAGCTCGGCGCCGTCTGAGCCTCCTCACCTCGCCGCGGTGCCCCTCGGTCTGGGGTGAGGTCGGGGTACAGAACTGTCCTCCATTTGACCCACAAGTCCGCTATTCTCGAACTGCGGCCGGGGGAACCCGAATATCCACAGGCCGTTACCCCGAACGTATGCCGGGCAGCACGAATGATCCCTAGTCTCCGTGTCGCCCGGCATCGTGGGTTAAATAGGTCGTGCCAGCCGAACCGCGGCGCGGGGCCGAGTCCCGCCGACGCCCCCGAATTGGGGTAGAGGGGTACAGGTTTTGTCCTCCATTTGGCCCACATGGAGGACGTACTTTCCGCTAGTCTGCTGATGCGGCCGGGGAGATCCGAATATCCAGCGGTCGTAACCCCGAAACGCTGCCGGGCTGTGTGGACTAACCCTAGTGTCCATACCGCCCGGCATCGTGGTTAAGGCGCTCGCCCGTCAGGCGCAGCGGCTCCGAGCTCACGCGCCACGGTGTTCACGACGCGATCGACGAACGCGTCGTCGGGAGGAGCGTTGCCCGGGAGGGCCGCCCGCAGGAATGCCGGACCGTAGACGAGATCGAGCACGTACGGCAGGTCGTCCACGGGCGGGATCTCGCCGCGCCCGACAGCTCGTTCGATGACCCGGGCCGTCGACTCGCGCTGCAATCGGAGGAACCGCGTCTCGAAGAGGTCGGGCGGCATCCGACTTCGATGACAATATCGCGATCACGATCGTGGCCGACGGCGAAGACCGGGTCTGGCCGACGGCCGTGTGATACGGGATCAGCGCCCCTGCTCCCAATAGGAGTAGCGGGACGCCGGCGTGAAGCCGAGTCCCTCGTAGAGTGCGAGGGCTGCGGCGTTGCCGGCGACGACCTGCAGCCAGAGCCGTTCGACACCGGCCGACCCCGAGGCCTCGGCGAGCGCGACCGCCAGCCTGCGGGCGAGACCGCGTCGACGTGCGCGCGGGAGGGTGGCGACCGCGTAGAGGCCACCCCAGCCCTCGGCGAGGGCGAGGCGCGCGACGGCATCCGGATCCGCGCTCGCGCCGGCCCACGCGTAGAGCGCGGGACCACCCGCGAGGATGCTCTCGACCGTGGCGCGCTCCGATGCGCCACCGCGACCGTCGACGGCCCACCACGTGTCCAGCCAGCCGCGCGGCGGCGAGGCCGCCACGGAGACGTCGGAGGGAGCGTCCAGAGCATCGCCCGAAGCCGTCTCCAGGAGGGTCGCGGCAACCGCGGAACGCTCCGCCACCAGGATGCCCGTCTCGGAGTGCTCACGGTAGCCACGCCTCTCGAGCTCTCCGACCAACGCGTCGGACGATGCGGGGCTCACCTGGAACACCGTGGGGAGGGCACGCATCGCGTACCAGCGCTCGGCCGCATCCACGGCCTCCCCGATGTCGCCGGAGCCCGGGTCGCCGATCGCGAGCACGGAATTCGCCCGATTCGTGACACCGCCGGCCGCCCGAAGCGCCCAGGGTCCGAGCTCCTCGCGATGGAGCGCCGGCCAGCCCCTGTCAGCGAGGCGGTCGAGGGTGGCAGGCAGAGGGAGTTCCATCCGATCACGCTACCCGGCGCCCCTGCCCGCAGGGCCGGGGACGGCGTACGGTCCGGCCCAAGACCGTCGCCCACGTCGTCCATTACCGTCGGAAGACGTACGTTACGCGACCCTCCGAGGGATACGCCCTGCTCAAGCGGGTGCGCACGCTGCTGCGCGACGGCACCACCGACCTCGTCCCGCTCGTGCACCGCGACGGCTTCGGATGACTCGTCGTGGGTCCCGGCATTCCGATCGCCGTCGATGAGATCGAGACCGATGCCGGCCGCAGCGAGAAGCACACGCTCAAGCGGCTCGGGCTGGACTGAGCCGCCCCCGCAGTGCCTGCGCCGTCGCGGTACGACTGCGCCAGGTCGCCGTGCGGCGAACGGACCGTGGGAGCGCATTCGCATCCGGTCGGCGTCGTCACCGCCAGATGTCGAGGAGCGTCCAGAGCGCGATGTAGACCGCGCTGGCGGCGAGGGACGCGCCGGCGACGGCGGCCGCCTGGCGGACGGCGAGGCGGTTGCACCCGATCGTGACGGCGATGACGACCGCGGAGAGCACGATCTCGATGATCCAGTAGACCGGGCTCGTGGTGTCGGCGATGGCGACGAGCGCCCACACTCCTTCGCCGAGCAGCACGGCGGACAACGGCACCGTCGCGAGGGCGGAGCGCAGCCGGGAACCATGCCGGGCGATCGCTGCGGACAGCCCGATCACCGGGCCGGCGACGAGGGCGATGATCGTCCAGACGCTGGTGAACGGGTCCGCGTAGAAGTATCCGCGCCAGGCCGAGACGACGCCGTAGCCCTCCACCATCAGGAGGAACGAGACCGCTCCCAGTACCGCACCGAGGGCCGGGCGCGCCCGGCTGAGCCAGACGATCCCGAAG contains these protein-coding regions:
- a CDS encoding TetR-like C-terminal domain-containing protein, giving the protein MPPDLFETRFLRLQRESTARVIERAVGRGEIPPVDDLPYVLDLVYGPAFLRAALPGNAPPDDAFVDRVVNTVARELGAAAPDGRAP
- a CDS encoding GNAT family N-acetyltransferase, with amino-acid sequence MELPLPATLDRLADRGWPALHREELGPWALRAAGGVTNRANSVLAIGDPGSGDIGEAVDAAERWYAMRALPTVFQVSPASSDALVGELERRGYREHSETGILVAERSAVAATLLETASGDALDAPSDVSVAASPPRGWLDTWWAVDGRGGASERATVESILAGGPALYAWAGASADPDAVARLALAEGWGGLYAVATLPRARRRGLARRLAVALAEASGSAGVERLWLQVVAGNAAALALYEGLGFTPASRYSYWEQGR
- a CDS encoding DUF6518 family protein encodes the protein MTSATRPVTVPARGAWSPWIRGATSVAGVAIGSLVVGGLTSFGQQYLPEWTSSFANSAGGWTMLAFGIVWLSRARPALGAVLGAVSFLLMVEGYGVVSAWRGYFYADPFTSVWTIIALVAGPVIGLSAAIARHGSRLRSALATVPLSAVLLGEGVWALVAIADTTSPVYWIIEIVLSAVVIAVTIGCNRLAVRQAAAVAGASLAASAVYIALWTLLDIWR